The Mucilaginibacter yixingensis genome window below encodes:
- a CDS encoding 7TM diverse intracellular signaling domain-containing protein, whose protein sequence is MRKLFFLLLICCFTFAARAADTVTVDDGQSVFLTRRYVDVLEDHKGNFLAQQVINSTQFHPPASSLPFLRYADSAIWVRFTLRNKSDEPFIHITINSGIIDAFDLFTQATDQRIIHVGVQHNGVSNGIINSGVRSIDYSVPPGHAIQVYLCIRSNDSLAIPISVQSDDSFERDVAANNLVLGVFMGIILVMILYNLILFVLVKDVNYLYYIIYVFFLGITQWQIRGLNLDFLNINKVVANNYLVPVVRVCFWVSILLFVQEFLQIKINMGRRYRRFYIGLFAISILPVVAVLAGQTTIAFSLITSVAVINSISLIVIGLGLYLKGFKPAKFFMMGWSLFLFTILITILRNKGFIAYNSFMANIVLYSSAFELIIFSVALADRINFYRKQNQEVQNFALTIARENEKLITEQNISLENRVKERTQELIESNKHLSSTIENLKSAQIKLIEKEKMASLGQLTAGIAHEINNPINFVSSNIKPLKLDMAELFVLLDYYHQLDGAIDDTELRQRITEYRKEIDVDFIKAEIGTLLDGIEEGAGRTVEIVQSLRAFSRTDEPVLKPADINRSILTTLVILRSTIPYYIEIKPVLDKLPLLNCYPGKINQVFVNLINNSIQAIKAKPKHHKEYVQITTHDTPDSILIEITDSGLGMTEAVKQHIFDPFFTTKDIGEGTGLGLAIVFGIIEQHHGTIEVISAPGEGTTFKVKLPKTLGGGA, encoded by the coding sequence ATGAGGAAGCTGTTTTTCCTTTTGCTGATATGTTGCTTTACGTTTGCTGCCCGTGCGGCCGATACAGTTACTGTTGATGACGGCCAGTCTGTTTTCCTCACCCGCCGTTATGTTGATGTATTGGAAGATCACAAAGGCAACTTCCTTGCGCAGCAAGTAATAAACAGCACGCAGTTTCATCCCCCGGCATCATCATTACCTTTTCTGCGTTATGCAGACTCTGCTATATGGGTGCGGTTTACACTACGCAATAAAAGCGATGAGCCCTTTATACATATTACCATTAACAGCGGCATAATTGATGCGTTTGATTTGTTTACTCAAGCGACAGACCAAAGGATTATACACGTTGGTGTTCAGCATAATGGGGTGAGTAATGGTATTATTAATTCGGGTGTCAGAAGCATAGATTATAGCGTGCCGCCGGGGCATGCAATCCAGGTTTACCTCTGCATCCGCAGCAATGATTCGCTGGCTATTCCTATCAGCGTACAAAGTGATGATAGTTTTGAAAGAGATGTAGCTGCTAACAACCTTGTACTAGGTGTTTTTATGGGCATTATTTTAGTAATGATCCTATATAACCTGATTCTTTTTGTGCTGGTGAAGGATGTCAACTACCTTTATTACATTATCTACGTATTCTTTCTGGGCATTACACAATGGCAGATACGTGGACTGAACCTTGATTTTTTGAATATCAACAAAGTTGTAGCCAATAATTACCTGGTGCCTGTTGTCAGGGTTTGTTTCTGGGTTTCTATTCTGCTTTTTGTACAAGAGTTTTTGCAGATTAAAATTAACATGGGGCGCCGTTACAGGCGTTTTTATATCGGCCTGTTTGCAATTTCTATACTACCTGTTGTTGCCGTATTGGCCGGACAAACAACCATCGCTTTTAGCCTGATCACATCGGTTGCTGTGATCAACTCTATTTCGCTTATTGTTATCGGTTTGGGGCTTTATCTTAAAGGATTTAAACCAGCCAAGTTTTTTATGATGGGTTGGAGTCTGTTTTTGTTCACCATACTCATAACCATTTTGCGTAACAAGGGCTTTATTGCTTATAACAGTTTTATGGCCAACATTGTGCTTTATAGTTCGGCTTTTGAGTTGATCATCTTCTCGGTAGCATTGGCAGACCGTATTAACTTTTATCGTAAGCAAAACCAGGAAGTCCAAAACTTTGCGCTTACCATTGCCCGTGAAAACGAAAAGCTGATTACCGAGCAAAACATCAGCCTGGAAAACCGGGTGAAAGAACGTACTCAGGAGCTGATCGAGAGCAATAAACATCTTTCTTCAACCATAGAGAACCTGAAATCGGCCCAGATAAAGTTGATTGAGAAAGAGAAGATGGCCTCGCTGGGGCAGCTAACGGCCGGCATTGCACACGAGATTAATAATCCTATCAACTTTGTAAGTTCTAACATCAAGCCGCTCAAGCTGGATATGGCAGAGCTTTTTGTATTGCTCGATTATTATCATCAACTGGATGGCGCGATAGATGATACTGAGTTAAGACAACGTATAACCGAATACCGTAAAGAGATTGACGTTGATTTTATCAAAGCCGAAATAGGCACCTTGCTGGATGGTATTGAAGAAGGCGCGGGCCGCACGGTAGAAATTGTGCAAAGTCTGCGTGCATTTAGTCGCACGGATGAGCCGGTACTCAAGCCTGCTGATATTAACCGGTCCATACTTACCACGCTGGTAATTCTGCGCAGCACCATTCCGTATTATATCGAAATAAAACCGGTACTGGATAAGCTGCCGCTGCTCAATTGCTATCCGGGTAAAATTAACCAGGTGTTTGTAAACCTCATTAACAACAGCATACAGGCCATTAAGGCTAAGCCTAAGCATCATAAAGAGTATGTGCAGATTACTACGCATGATACTCCCGACTCTATCCTGATAGAAATTACTGATTCCGGCCTCGGCATGACCGAAGCGGTAAAGCAACACATTTTTGACCCTTTCTTTACTACTAAGGATATTGGCGAGGGCACAGGTCTGGGCCTTGCCATTGTGTTTGGCATCATTGAACAGCATCATGGCACTATAGAGGTAATATCTGCCCCCGGTGAGGGCACCACGTTTAAAGTGAAATTACCCAAAACACTTGGTGGTGGTGCATAA
- a CDS encoding response regulator → MQVGVLYIDDELNNLNSFKAAFRRNFNIFTAQSVKEGRKILDTEEIGVIITDQRMPGITGIEFLESILPIYPDTIRILLTGFSDINAVMGAINRGQVYKYLVKPWQDDELKMYIQNALEIYNLRKENKELAHKLKMANLELAQLTKS, encoded by the coding sequence ATGCAAGTAGGTGTGCTTTATATTGACGATGAGTTAAATAACTTAAATAGTTTCAAAGCTGCTTTTAGGCGAAACTTCAACATCTTCACTGCTCAATCTGTCAAAGAAGGCCGTAAAATATTAGATACCGAAGAAATTGGCGTAATTATTACAGATCAGCGTATGCCCGGCATCACTGGTATTGAATTTCTTGAATCTATACTTCCCATTTACCCTGATACCATCCGCATTTTACTAACCGGTTTTTCTGACATCAATGCCGTTATGGGCGCCATTAACCGTGGCCAGGTTTATAAGTACCTGGTAAAACCATGGCAGGATGATGAATTGAAAATGTATATCCAAAACGCATTGGAAATTTACAACCTGCGCAAAGAGAATAAAGAGTTGGCCCACAAGTTAAAAATGGCCAATTTGGAGCTGGCCCAGCTAACCAAAAGTTAA
- the cysC gene encoding adenylyl-sulfate kinase, whose product MTPDIITAQYDGRALEAIEQRNGHKAAVVWLTGLSGAGKTTIADEVKLRLFEQGVHSFALDGDQLRSGLNKDLGFTAADRHENIRRAAAVAGLFYQSGAVVLCSFISPFATDREEVKKQFPEGRFLEIYVKCSLEECARRDPKQLYKKALNQSIPNFTGINSPYEVPEKPNMVINTEHCTETEAAEMVLTLLQVEGIITY is encoded by the coding sequence TTGACACCCGATATTATCACCGCACAATATGATGGCCGCGCATTAGAGGCCATAGAGCAGCGTAACGGGCATAAAGCCGCTGTGGTTTGGCTTACCGGCCTAAGCGGAGCGGGAAAAACTACCATTGCCGATGAAGTGAAGCTGCGCTTGTTTGAGCAGGGTGTGCACTCATTTGCGTTAGATGGCGATCAACTGCGCAGCGGATTAAACAAAGATCTTGGTTTCACCGCTGCCGACCGACACGAGAACATCCGCAGGGCAGCAGCGGTGGCTGGATTATTTTATCAATCGGGCGCTGTTGTGCTGTGTTCATTTATCTCGCCGTTTGCAACTGATCGCGAGGAGGTAAAAAAGCAGTTTCCTGAAGGCCGTTTTCTGGAAATTTACGTAAAGTGCAGCCTGGAAGAATGCGCCCGTCGTGATCCAAAGCAGTTGTACAAAAAGGCGTTGAATCAATCCATCCCCAATTTTACCGGCATTAATTCGCCCTATGAGGTGCCAGAGAAACCTAACATGGTTATTAATACAGAACATTGCACGGAGACAGAGGCCGCAGAGATGGTGTTGACGTTATTACAAGTTGAAGGGATAATTACATACTAA